Proteins co-encoded in one Jeotgalibacillus malaysiensis genomic window:
- a CDS encoding sporulation protein, whose amino-acid sequence MLGKVIASSVLAIALLAPSGTASAHWDRDFYQNYIQHIFEKYNIKIHDQAIEKITWKDQAPGHSEKPAAPESAVPEEENPVASEPAASEVITETEEPIEEVESPAEQVEAPAVTAEETAEPQMNTEEQTTQNVTSTDELGSFEAQVIELTNQERSKYGLPALQADSELSAVAEEKSADMASNQYFSHTSPTYGSPFDMMKSYGIDYRSAGENIAMGQQTPEQVVTAWMNSEGHRQNILSTTYTHIGVGYVENGNYWTLMFIGK is encoded by the coding sequence ATGTTAGGAAAAGTAATTGCATCTTCAGTATTAGCAATCGCATTATTAGCACCATCAGGAACAGCGAGTGCGCATTGGGATAGAGATTTCTATCAAAATTACATTCAACATATTTTTGAGAAGTATAATATAAAAATACACGATCAGGCTATTGAAAAAATCACCTGGAAAGATCAAGCACCGGGTCATTCAGAAAAACCAGCTGCACCTGAAAGTGCGGTACCTGAAGAGGAAAATCCTGTTGCTTCTGAACCGGCTGCATCTGAAGTAATTACTGAAACTGAGGAGCCGATCGAAGAAGTTGAGTCTCCTGCAGAACAAGTTGAAGCTCCTGCAGTAACTGCAGAAGAAACTGCTGAACCGCAAATGAATACTGAAGAACAAACAACCCAGAATGTCACTTCAACTGATGAACTAGGAAGCTTTGAAGCTCAGGTTATAGAATTAACGAATCAGGAAAGAAGTAAGTATGGTTTACCGGCATTACAGGCTGATTCTGAGCTTTCAGCAGTCGCGGAAGAAAAGTCTGCCGATATGGCTAGCAATCAATATTTCTCTCATACAAGCCCAACTTACGGTTCACCATTTGATATGATGAAATCTTACGGCATTGACTATCGTTCAGCAGGTGAAAACATTGCAATGGGTCAGCAGACACCCGAGCAGGTTGTAACTGCGTGGATGAATAGTGAAGGTCACCGCCAGAATATTTTAAGTACAACATACACTCACATTGGTGTAGGATATGTTGAAAACGGAAATTACTGGACACTAATGTTTATAGGTAAATAA
- a CDS encoding cobalamin biosynthesis protein, protein MNNKKPVYLLSGFLGSGKTTLLKNLIRFEKEQGRIPAVLMNEAGKVSIDSEEVDSDIPLAELLDGCICCTIQDKLESKLQQLLITGGFDTLIIETTGVAHPVEVVDSVISPLFADQFSFKGIVTTVDALQWEKRDELSIQALQLMREQIKFASMVLLNKTDLVADGKIPVILNEIQSLTSSKIYLTQQAKINYKSLEDMSLKNYDGSSQVRLDQDLQLNVIVHTFSQKIERSAFDTWLREQPSSIYRMKGFIPFHDEKYPALFQYSYGMPLFFEHDMKMTPNLVIIGENLDEEQLKKNLMELEK, encoded by the coding sequence ATGAATAATAAAAAACCTGTGTATTTATTATCAGGATTTCTTGGAAGTGGAAAGACAACATTATTAAAAAATCTGATCCGTTTTGAAAAAGAACAGGGTCGTATACCTGCAGTATTAATGAATGAAGCTGGAAAAGTGTCAATTGATTCTGAAGAAGTAGATTCTGATATCCCATTAGCAGAATTACTCGATGGGTGTATCTGTTGTACAATTCAGGATAAGCTTGAAAGTAAGCTTCAGCAGCTTTTGATAACCGGTGGATTTGATACATTAATTATTGAAACAACAGGTGTAGCACACCCTGTAGAAGTAGTGGATTCTGTTATATCACCACTTTTTGCAGATCAGTTCAGCTTTAAAGGGATCGTGACAACTGTAGACGCACTTCAATGGGAAAAGAGAGACGAACTGTCAATACAGGCACTTCAACTGATGAGAGAACAAATTAAATTTGCGAGCATGGTTCTGCTTAATAAGACCGACCTTGTTGCAGATGGGAAAATCCCGGTTATTTTAAATGAAATACAATCACTGACATCATCAAAGATCTACTTGACCCAGCAGGCAAAAATAAATTATAAGAGCCTTGAAGATATGAGTCTGAAGAATTATGATGGGTCATCACAGGTGAGACTGGATCAAGATCTTCAGTTAAATGTGATTGTCCATACATTTAGTCAGAAGATTGAAAGAAGTGCATTTGACACATGGTTAAGAGAACAACCTTCATCTATTTATCGGATGAAGGGCTTTATTCCATTTCATGATGAAAAGTACCCTGCTTTATTTCAATACTCCTATGGGATGCCCTTATTTTTTGAACATGATATGAAAATGACGCCTAACCTGGTGATCATTGGCGAAAATTTAGATGAAGAACAATTGAAAAAGAATCTCATGGAGCTAGAGAAATGA
- a CDS encoding peptidase S41, which translates to MDNEHQDVTKEEAKETLSNYVNIKKFHFVMLLFFTVLATAGISIFALSFGDEKAVTVGVQERTEFNKLYEAYDTIQEDYFLEYEEEDLINGAINGMVDALGDPYSDYMNQEETAQFNENITSSFQGIGAEIQSMNDLITVVSPIKGSPAERAGILPNDQILAVDGESIQGMSASEAVMLIRGEKGTDVTLTIQRPGADETIEVTITRDDIPLETVYYEMNDQNVATVQLTSFSETTFDELTEALQDLESQGMEALVLDLRQNPGGLLPQAISISNLFVPAGETIVQIEESNGEKQVITAQEGDKVEVPTAVVIDEGSASASEIVAAAVNETADIPLFGKNTFGKGTVQTAEDFSDSSNIKITTARWLTPNDNWVHEEGVAPTTEVDMPEYASLPYLNIDSNLEESMLSEDIRVAEQMLNALGLNPGNIDGLFDEETVSAVESYQEENELEVTGIIDPETASSIMLSLREQLEENDPQVNSAIDYLIEEAGIEAEEAS; encoded by the coding sequence ATGGATAATGAGCATCAAGATGTTACAAAAGAAGAAGCCAAAGAAACGCTATCGAATTACGTAAACATTAAAAAATTTCATTTTGTGATGCTTTTATTCTTTACTGTGTTAGCAACTGCAGGTATTTCAATTTTCGCTTTATCTTTCGGAGATGAAAAAGCAGTAACAGTAGGGGTTCAGGAGCGCACTGAATTTAATAAACTTTATGAAGCGTACGATACGATTCAGGAAGATTACTTTCTGGAGTATGAAGAAGAAGATCTGATTAATGGTGCTATTAATGGAATGGTTGATGCACTGGGAGATCCTTATTCTGATTATATGAACCAGGAAGAAACTGCCCAGTTTAATGAGAATATTACGTCAAGTTTCCAGGGGATTGGTGCTGAGATTCAATCAATGAATGATTTGATCACTGTCGTTTCACCTATCAAAGGTTCTCCTGCAGAAAGAGCTGGTATTCTGCCGAATGATCAGATTCTTGCTGTAGATGGTGAAAGTATTCAGGGAATGAGTGCTTCAGAAGCTGTCATGCTGATCCGTGGTGAAAAAGGAACAGACGTTACATTAACTATTCAACGGCCAGGTGCTGATGAAACAATTGAAGTCACGATCACAAGAGATGATATCCCGTTAGAAACTGTCTATTATGAGATGAATGATCAAAATGTTGCAACTGTTCAACTGACAAGTTTTTCTGAAACAACTTTTGACGAGTTAACAGAAGCACTACAGGACCTTGAGTCACAGGGCATGGAAGCGTTAGTACTTGACTTAAGACAAAATCCTGGCGGACTGCTTCCGCAGGCGATTTCAATTTCTAATTTGTTCGTGCCGGCTGGCGAGACAATTGTACAGATTGAAGAAAGCAATGGTGAAAAGCAGGTCATAACAGCTCAGGAAGGCGATAAAGTTGAGGTTCCAACTGCTGTTGTTATTGATGAAGGAAGTGCAAGTGCATCAGAGATTGTCGCTGCAGCGGTAAATGAAACTGCGGATATTCCTTTATTCGGTAAGAATACTTTTGGTAAAGGAACAGTTCAGACTGCAGAGGACTTTAGTGATTCTTCTAATATCAAGATTACAACTGCCAGATGGCTGACACCAAATGATAATTGGGTACATGAAGAAGGCGTAGCTCCTACAACAGAAGTGGATATGCCTGAATACGCCTCATTACCTTATCTGAATATCGATTCAAACCTTGAAGAATCAATGTTATCTGAGGATATTAGAGTTGCTGAACAAATGCTCAATGCGCTAGGATTGAACCCGGGTAATATTGATGGATTATTTGACGAGGAAACAGTGAGTGCAGTTGAATCTTATCAGGAAGAAAATGAACTAGAAGTGACTGGTATCATTGATCCTGAAACTGCTTCTTCAATTATGCTTAGCCTGAGAGAACAGCTAGAAGAGAACGACCCTCAGGTCAATAGTGCAATTGATTATCTGATAGAAGAAGCAGGTATTGAGGCTGAAGAAGCTTCATAA
- a CDS encoding purine nucleoside phosphorylase, with the protein MSIHIGAKKGDIAETVLLPGDPLRAKYIAETFLEDVTCYNEVRNMFGYTGTYKGHKISVQGTGMGVPSISIYANELIQEYGVKNLIRVGTCGAIQKDVKVRDVILAMTASTDNNMNQRTFKGVDYAPAADFGLLKNAYDAGLEKGLNLQVGNVFTADIFYDDNAEHEKWAQYGILAVEMETSALYTLAAKHGRRALSVLTVSDHILTGEATSSEERQVTFNDMIVVALDAAIAE; encoded by the coding sequence ATGAGTATTCATATTGGTGCAAAAAAAGGTGATATCGCTGAAACGGTACTTCTGCCAGGAGATCCACTGCGCGCAAAATATATTGCTGAAACATTTTTAGAGGATGTAACATGTTACAACGAAGTAAGAAACATGTTTGGCTATACAGGTACATATAAAGGCCACAAAATTTCAGTACAGGGTACTGGAATGGGTGTACCGTCAATTTCAATTTATGCAAATGAATTAATTCAAGAATATGGTGTTAAGAACCTGATTCGCGTTGGTACATGTGGTGCGATTCAAAAAGATGTTAAAGTACGTGACGTCATCCTAGCAATGACTGCGTCAACTGATAACAACATGAATCAAAGAACTTTTAAAGGTGTTGATTATGCACCTGCAGCTGACTTCGGCCTTCTTAAGAACGCTTACGATGCCGGTCTTGAAAAGGGTCTTAATCTTCAGGTAGGTAACGTATTTACAGCTGACATTTTCTATGATGATAATGCTGAGCATGAAAAATGGGCTCAATACGGTATTCTGGCTGTTGAAATGGAAACATCAGCACTTTATACTTTAGCTGCTAAACACGGTAGAAGAGCACTTTCAGTTTTAACTGTCAGTGATCATATTCTTACTGGAGAAGCAACTTCTTCTGAAGAACGCCAGGTTACTTTCAACGACATGATTGTTGTTGCGCTTGATGCTGCAATCGCAGAATAA
- a CDS encoding PTS glucose transporter subunit IIA translates to MLKKLFGKKEEAPKNIEIKSPLSGNLLTLEEVPDPVFSQKMMGDGIAIEPTEGKVVSPIDGEVVQVFPTKHAIGLKAKNGAEILIHIGLETVSMEGNGFDAHVSEGSKVSVGDPLVTFDLDLVKSEAKSIITPVIITNGDDLAGIEKKSASTVQAGQDTVMDVSSK, encoded by the coding sequence ATGTTAAAAAAACTATTTGGTAAAAAAGAGGAAGCACCGAAAAATATTGAAATTAAATCTCCTTTATCAGGAAATCTGCTAACACTCGAGGAAGTGCCGGATCCGGTTTTTTCACAAAAAATGATGGGTGATGGTATTGCAATTGAACCGACAGAGGGCAAAGTAGTATCTCCGATTGATGGAGAAGTTGTTCAGGTATTTCCAACTAAGCACGCGATTGGTCTTAAAGCTAAAAACGGCGCGGAAATCTTGATTCATATCGGCCTTGAAACGGTATCAATGGAAGGTAACGGATTTGATGCACATGTATCAGAAGGCTCTAAAGTAAGTGTCGGAGATCCACTGGTAACATTTGATCTTGACTTGGTAAAATCAGAAGCAAAGAGCATCATTACACCTGTTATCATCACAAATGGTGATGATCTTGCAGGGATCGAGAAAAAATCAGCATCAACTGTTCAGGCTGGGCAGGATACGGTAATGGATGTTTCTTCTAAATAA
- a CDS encoding methionine sulfoxide reductase B, with protein MKKNLDELNKMQYEVTQKNGTEPPFKNEYWDEFGDGIYVDIISGKPLFSSKDKYDAGCGWPSFTKPIDEAEIIEKRDTSHFMIRTEVRSNEADSHLGHVFNDGPGPDGLRYCINSAAMRFIPKDDLEKEGYAVYKKLFSE; from the coding sequence ATGAAGAAAAATCTGGATGAACTGAATAAAATGCAGTATGAAGTGACACAGAAGAATGGTACGGAGCCACCGTTTAAAAATGAATATTGGGACGAATTCGGAGATGGCATCTATGTAGATATCATTTCCGGAAAGCCGTTATTCAGTTCTAAAGATAAATACGATGCGGGTTGTGGCTGGCCAAGTTTCACAAAACCAATTGATGAGGCTGAAATTATTGAAAAACGGGATACCAGTCATTTTATGATTAGAACTGAGGTAAGGTCGAATGAAGCAGACTCTCATCTTGGTCATGTGTTTAACGATGGACCGGGTCCAGATGGTTTGAGATACTGTATTAATTCAGCTGCAATGCGATTCATTCCAAAAGACGACCTGGAAAAAGAAGGATATGCAGTATACAAAAAGTTATTCAGTGAATAA
- a CDS encoding methionine-S-sulfoxide reductase produces the protein MSTIEKATFAGGCFWCMVKPFDQQPGIKSVTSGYTGGHTENPTYQEVCSETTGHREAVQIEFDPDVFSYEKLLELFWIQIDPTDPGGQFFDRGESYKTAIYVHNENQRELAEESKKALDESGKFNKPVVTDIFDAKVFYPAEEGHQNYYQKNPAHYQAYYTGSGRKRMVEQNAERLRR, from the coding sequence ATGTCGACAATTGAAAAAGCAACATTTGCAGGAGGCTGCTTCTGGTGTATGGTGAAACCTTTTGATCAGCAGCCGGGCATTAAATCAGTTACATCAGGGTATACAGGTGGACATACTGAGAATCCAACTTATCAGGAAGTGTGCAGTGAGACTACCGGACACAGGGAAGCTGTTCAGATTGAGTTTGATCCTGATGTATTCTCTTATGAAAAATTACTGGAACTATTCTGGATTCAAATTGATCCGACTGATCCGGGCGGGCAATTTTTTGACAGAGGTGAATCCTACAAGACAGCTATTTACGTGCACAACGAAAATCAAAGAGAACTTGCTGAAGAATCAAAAAAAGCACTCGATGAAAGTGGGAAGTTCAATAAACCGGTTGTGACTGATATTTTTGATGCAAAGGTTTTTTATCCAGCTGAGGAAGGACATCAGAATTATTATCAGAAGAATCCTGCACATTATCAGGCATACTACACAGGATCCGGACGAAAACGAATGGTTGAACAAAATGCAGAAAGGTTGAGACGATGA
- a CDS encoding hemolysin D, translating into MDTFDFKDQKEEFWNAVTHGAGFLLSIPALVMIILAAVERGTAWHVVSFTIFGATMLILYLCSTLLHSVKTEKLKRFFAILDHSAIYLLIAGTYTPFVLVTIRDPLGWTIFGLVWGLAIAGIVFKCYFVDRYQIISTLFYVLMGWLIIIAAVPLYNELSAAGFGLLLTGGLFYSVGAIFYVWRKLPYNHAIWHLFVIAGSAFMYFTVYFYA; encoded by the coding sequence TTGGATACTTTTGATTTTAAAGACCAGAAAGAAGAGTTCTGGAATGCAGTCACACATGGTGCAGGTTTTTTACTGTCAATTCCGGCACTTGTGATGATTATCCTGGCTGCAGTTGAGAGAGGAACTGCCTGGCACGTAGTGAGCTTTACGATTTTTGGCGCAACCATGCTGATTCTTTATTTATGCTCAACATTGCTGCACAGTGTAAAAACTGAAAAATTGAAGCGATTTTTTGCAATTCTGGATCATTCAGCTATTTATTTATTAATTGCTGGTACTTACACGCCATTTGTTCTTGTAACAATCCGTGATCCTCTCGGCTGGACAATTTTCGGGCTGGTGTGGGGACTGGCAATCGCCGGGATTGTATTTAAATGTTACTTCGTAGACAGATATCAAATCATTTCAACACTTTTTTACGTATTGATGGGCTGGCTGATTATTATTGCTGCGGTACCGCTATACAACGAATTGTCTGCTGCCGGATTTGGATTATTACTAACAGGCGGATTGTTTTATTCAGTAGGTGCGATCTTTTATGTGTGGAGAAAACTGCCCTATAATCATGCGATCTGGCACCTGTTTGTTATCGCAGGCAGCGCATTTATGTATTTCACTGTATATTTTTACGCATAA
- a CDS encoding dihydrofolate reductase: MISMISAHDLNRVIGKDGEMPWHLPDDLKYFQKVTSGHSILMGRKTFESMNGPLKNRKNIVLTRDENWHHEGAIVVKTLDEGLRILNESDEGFVIGGGEIYKMAIDRADRLYITLIHDKFEGDTYFPSYTEDEWKVSSKVKGIRDEKNPYDFEYIVYDRI; encoded by the coding sequence ATGATTTCAATGATTAGTGCGCACGACTTGAACAGAGTCATTGGTAAAGACGGTGAGATGCCTTGGCACTTACCTGACGATTTAAAATATTTCCAGAAAGTTACGTCTGGTCATAGTATTCTAATGGGGCGTAAAACATTTGAATCAATGAATGGACCACTCAAGAATCGAAAAAATATTGTTTTGACAAGAGATGAAAACTGGCATCATGAGGGAGCAATTGTTGTAAAAACGCTTGATGAGGGATTAAGGATTTTGAATGAGTCAGATGAGGGATTTGTCATTGGCGGAGGAGAAATCTATAAAATGGCTATTGACAGAGCTGACAGGCTGTATATTACTTTAATCCACGATAAATTTGAAGGAGATACTTATTTTCCATCATATACCGAGGATGAATGGAAAGTCAGTTCAAAAGTTAAAGGTATCAGGGATGAGAAGAACCCATATGATTTTGAATATATTGTATATGACAGAATATAA
- a CDS encoding thymidylate synthase, producing MKQYHDLLEQVLNHGISKGDRTGIGTISSFGHQMRFDLQKGFPLVTTKRVPFGLIVSELLWFIKGDTNIRYLLEHNNHIWDEWAFKNWVESDEYTGPDMTDFGLRSLNDEEFNLDYKAEMKRFQEKVLTDDSFALKYGDLGAVYGKQWREWQKSTGDTIDQLKEVIASIKHNPDSRRHIISAWNPEDIPNMALPPCHTMFQFYVGDGKLSCQLYQRSGDLFLGIPFNIASYALLTHLIAAECGLKPGEFIHTIGDAHIYSNHLDQVNTQLSRSHKSLPTLRIDSGKSIFELEPSDISIDNYEPHPAIKAPVAV from the coding sequence ATGAAACAGTATCACGATCTGCTTGAACAGGTCCTGAATCATGGAATCAGTAAAGGTGACAGAACCGGTATAGGAACAATCAGCTCCTTTGGCCATCAGATGAGGTTTGATCTTCAGAAAGGATTTCCTCTTGTCACGACTAAAAGAGTGCCTTTTGGATTGATCGTAAGTGAATTGTTATGGTTTATAAAAGGTGATACAAATATCCGTTACCTACTTGAGCATAATAATCATATTTGGGATGAATGGGCTTTTAAAAACTGGGTGGAATCAGACGAATATACCGGTCCTGACATGACTGATTTTGGATTGCGTTCGTTAAATGATGAAGAATTCAATCTGGACTATAAAGCTGAGATGAAGCGTTTTCAGGAAAAAGTTTTAACGGACGACAGCTTTGCTTTAAAATACGGGGATTTAGGAGCTGTTTATGGCAAACAGTGGCGTGAATGGCAGAAATCAACTGGAGATACGATTGATCAGTTAAAAGAAGTCATCGCATCCATTAAGCATAATCCGGATTCCAGACGTCATATTATCAGTGCATGGAACCCTGAAGATATTCCTAATATGGCACTGCCGCCTTGTCATACAATGTTTCAGTTTTATGTCGGTGACGGTAAACTTTCCTGTCAGCTGTATCAAAGGAGCGGGGATCTTTTTTTAGGTATCCCATTTAATATTGCGAGCTATGCGCTGCTGACACATTTGATTGCTGCAGAGTGCGGACTGAAACCGGGAGAATTCATTCATACAATTGGGGATGCACATATTTATTCGAATCATCTGGATCAGGTAAATACCCAATTATCCAGATCGCATAAATCATTACCAACACTAAGAATTGATTCAGGCAAATCTATTTTTGAACTTGAACCATCAGATATCAGTATTGATAACTATGAACCGCATCCGGCAATTAAAGCACCGGTAGCAGTATAA
- a CDS encoding formate--tetrahydrofolate ligase, which produces MTTNKTVPSDIDIAQTASMAPISEIAAGAGLTNEDIEMYGQFKAKIKFETINRLKTAKDGKLILVTSINPTPAGEGKSTVTVGLADALKASGKNSMVALREPSLGPVMGVKGGATGGGYAQVLPMEDINLHFTGDIHAITTANNALAAFIDNHIHQGNEQQIDPRRIIWKRVMDMNDRALRQIVIGLGGPARGVPREDGFDITVASEIMAVLCLSSDLHDLKNRLSNIVIAYTYQGEPVTVADLDVQGALSLLLKDALKPNLVQTLEQTPALIHGGPFANIAHGCNSVLATKTALKLADYVVTESGFGADLGAEKFLNIKTRTTEKHPDAVVIVATVRALKMHGGKSKKELVNEDTQALKAGLTNLKKHIETIQEFGLPVVVAINKFHTDSDAEINILESFCKSEQVPFSLTEVWEKGGNGGIDLAAKVIEAIENPGHFSYLYNLDLPIKEKINTIVRKVYGGSEAVFSKKAEAQIQQFESYGWGALPICMAKTQYSLSDDPSQYGRPEGFKVTIREIVPKLGAGFLVALTGDVMTMPGLPKKPAAQNMDVTDDGKGIGLF; this is translated from the coding sequence ATGACGACTAATAAAACTGTACCTTCAGATATTGATATTGCACAGACAGCTTCGATGGCACCAATCAGTGAAATTGCCGCCGGAGCAGGGCTGACGAATGAAGACATAGAAATGTATGGTCAGTTCAAAGCCAAAATCAAGTTTGAAACGATCAACCGGTTAAAAACGGCAAAGGATGGAAAGTTAATTCTTGTCACATCCATTAATCCGACTCCAGCTGGTGAAGGAAAATCAACAGTAACGGTTGGACTAGCAGATGCACTCAAAGCATCCGGAAAGAATTCAATGGTTGCTTTAAGAGAGCCTTCACTTGGACCTGTAATGGGCGTAAAAGGAGGAGCAACAGGCGGAGGGTATGCACAAGTGCTGCCGATGGAAGATATTAATCTTCACTTTACCGGTGATATTCATGCAATTACAACGGCAAATAACGCATTAGCTGCATTTATAGATAATCATATTCATCAGGGGAATGAACAGCAGATCGATCCAAGGAGAATTATCTGGAAAAGAGTTATGGATATGAATGACCGCGCGCTCAGACAGATTGTGATCGGTCTTGGAGGACCTGCTAGAGGTGTGCCGAGAGAGGATGGTTTTGATATTACTGTTGCCTCTGAGATCATGGCAGTGCTTTGTCTTTCATCAGATTTACATGATCTGAAAAACCGTTTATCAAATATTGTCATTGCTTATACTTATCAGGGAGAGCCGGTGACTGTTGCTGACCTTGATGTACAGGGGGCATTATCATTACTTCTCAAAGATGCTTTAAAGCCAAATCTTGTCCAGACGCTTGAACAGACACCTGCGCTGATTCACGGAGGTCCTTTTGCAAATATCGCACATGGCTGTAATTCCGTTCTGGCTACTAAGACAGCTTTAAAGCTGGCAGACTATGTAGTCACTGAATCAGGTTTTGGTGCAGACCTCGGTGCTGAAAAGTTTTTAAATATCAAAACAAGAACAACAGAAAAACATCCTGATGCTGTCGTGATTGTAGCAACTGTACGTGCGCTTAAAATGCACGGAGGGAAGTCTAAAAAAGAATTAGTCAATGAAGATACACAGGCACTTAAAGCAGGTTTAACCAACCTTAAAAAACATATTGAAACAATTCAGGAATTTGGTCTGCCTGTCGTGGTCGCAATTAATAAATTCCATACAGACAGTGATGCTGAAATCAATATTCTTGAATCATTCTGTAAGAGTGAACAAGTACCATTTTCATTAACAGAAGTATGGGAGAAAGGTGGAAATGGCGGAATTGATCTTGCTGCAAAAGTGATTGAAGCAATTGAAAATCCAGGACACTTTTCATACCTTTACAATCTTGATCTGCCAATAAAAGAAAAAATTAATACAATTGTGAGGAAAGTATACGGCGGTTCTGAAGCTGTATTCTCTAAAAAGGCAGAAGCTCAAATCCAGCAGTTTGAATCCTATGGCTGGGGTGCTCTGCCAATCTGTATGGCTAAAACACAATATTCATTATCAGATGATCCCTCGCAATATGGTCGTCCTGAAGGTTTTAAAGTGACAATCAGAGAAATTGTACCAAAGCTTGGCGCAGGCTTTCTGGTCGCTTTAACGGGTGACGTGATGACAATGCCGGGCCTTCCTAAAAAGCCGGCTGCACAAAATATGGACGTTACAGATGATGGTAAAGGTATTGGTTTATTTTAA
- a CDS encoding peptidase U32, protein MPTPSMEDYIEQIYLLIDQKGYARVSDIAEALSVHPSSVTKMVQKLDKDEYLIYEKYRGLVLTKKGNKIGKRLVFRHELLEQFLTVIGVKEENIYNDVEGIEHHLSWNSIDRIGDLVQLFENEPELIEKLRKLQEREDQ, encoded by the coding sequence ATGCCAACGCCCAGCATGGAGGATTATATTGAACAAATTTACTTACTGATCGATCAAAAAGGGTATGCAAGAGTTTCAGATATTGCTGAAGCCCTGTCAGTTCATCCATCCTCAGTAACGAAAATGGTCCAAAAACTGGATAAAGATGAATACCTGATCTATGAAAAGTACAGAGGGCTGGTTCTAACTAAAAAAGGTAATAAGATTGGAAAAAGGCTTGTCTTCAGACACGAACTGCTTGAGCAGTTTTTAACTGTGATCGGCGTTAAAGAAGAAAATATTTATAATGATGTCGAAGGAATTGAACACCATCTAAGCTGGAATTCAATTGATAGAATTGGCGATTTGGTTCAGTTATTTGAAAACGAGCCTGAACTGATTGAAAAGCTCAGGAAATTACAGGAAAGAGAAGACCAATAA
- a CDS encoding cold-shock protein produces the protein MHNGKVKWFNNEKGYGFLEVEGGDDVFVHFTAVQGDGYKSLEEGQEVSFEIVEGNRGPQAANVIKKD, from the coding sequence ATGCATAATGGCAAAGTAAAATGGTTCAATAACGAAAAAGGCTACGGATTTTTGGAAGTTGAAGGTGGCGATGATGTATTTGTGCATTTTACGGCCGTGCAGGGTGATGGCTACAAATCCCTAGAGGAAGGTCAGGAAGTTTCATTTGAAATTGTAGAAGGTAATCGCGGGCCACAGGCTGCGAATGTCATTAAGAAAGATTAA
- a CDS encoding ribonuclease H encodes MIELFIDGASAGNPGLSGAGIFIKNGKDSIQLSVELDEMSNHEAEYEALIIGLKKCLSYKHQIISCKTDSQAVFAAVEKRYIKNPKYAHYLPEINQLLDQYELFFIKWIPSKENAVADKLARQAIFSQKKKS; translated from the coding sequence ATGATCGAGCTTTTTATTGACGGTGCAAGTGCTGGAAATCCGGGGCTGAGCGGTGCAGGGATTTTTATCAAAAATGGAAAAGACAGTATTCAGCTTTCAGTTGAACTGGATGAAATGTCTAATCATGAAGCAGAATATGAAGCGCTTATTATTGGACTTAAAAAATGTTTATCCTATAAGCATCAGATAATCTCATGTAAAACCGACTCACAGGCAGTGTTTGCTGCAGTAGAAAAAAGATACATAAAAAATCCAAAATACGCTCATTATTTGCCTGAAATTAATCAGCTGCTTGATCAATACGAATTGTTTTTTATTAAGTGGATTCCCTCTAAAGAAAATGCAGTGGCTGACAAACTCGCCAGACAAGCGATTTTTTCGCAAAAAAAGAAGAGCTGA